One part of the Acuticoccus sp. MNP-M23 genome encodes these proteins:
- a CDS encoding type II toxin-antitoxin system RelE/ParE family toxin yields the protein MESGLKKLPAVFYRSASGTEPVRDWLRSLDPGDRNILGHDIGMAEFGWPVGMPLCRSLGGGLWEVRSNLTQRRIARVIFCVAHGRMVLLHGFIKKAQKTPAPDLNLARTRQKEIEK from the coding sequence GTGGAGTCTGGGCTGAAAAAACTACCGGCGGTGTTTTACCGCTCGGCCAGCGGCACCGAGCCGGTGCGAGATTGGCTGAGATCGCTCGATCCAGGCGACCGCAATATCCTCGGCCATGACATCGGCATGGCCGAATTCGGTTGGCCTGTAGGAATGCCCCTTTGCAGATCGCTTGGCGGCGGCCTGTGGGAGGTTCGCAGCAACCTTACCCAACGCCGGATTGCCCGTGTCATTTTCTGTGTGGCGCATGGGCGAATGGTGCTGCTGCACGGCTTCATCAAGAAGGCGCAGAAAACACCAGCTCCGGACCTCAACCTGGCCCGCACCCGACAAAAGGAGATCGAGAAATGA
- a CDS encoding MobA/MobL family protein → MAAAAYRSGHRLYDNMQGKWLGRRDDPDHTVEHETVIAPDGAPDWCCDRQQLWNMVERREVNLTDGKLKEKAQLYREIELTLPRELSKAERAALVETYVREQFVSEGMVADVAIHNRTASDGQPQPHAHIMLTMRQLEDRPDKLEKGILFGNKVREWNDSDQQIAAMAEAKRKRGQLQNDVRRYGPTETLATALEGASDHLRELKAAPPAPGEHARKQQQAALRRMNKKVVGLQSDASRFGGDARLDVALSAAEIEVSERQKEMRLYRWRAAWSEATNKALEMAGSDERIDHRTLAAQRQEALANGDFLRAEKLDRAPQKPVGIAGRIHDAYTHLKDNVHTWAAVEVRGKMERAFAHLGTRDPVRLSQAMLRIQDWTEEVVERFNREPGPDDMIPEVRRGPRP, encoded by the coding sequence GTGGCCGCAGCCGCGTACCGATCGGGACATCGCCTGTACGACAACATGCAGGGCAAATGGTTGGGCCGACGCGACGATCCCGATCACACCGTCGAGCACGAAACTGTCATCGCACCGGACGGCGCACCCGACTGGTGCTGTGACAGACAGCAACTTTGGAACATGGTCGAAAGGCGAGAGGTGAATCTAACCGACGGCAAGCTCAAAGAGAAGGCACAACTTTATCGCGAGATAGAGCTGACGCTGCCGCGCGAGCTTTCCAAGGCCGAACGCGCCGCGCTGGTCGAGACCTACGTGCGTGAACAATTCGTCTCCGAAGGAATGGTCGCCGACGTGGCGATCCACAATCGCACCGCATCCGACGGACAGCCCCAGCCGCACGCCCACATCATGCTGACCATGCGTCAGCTGGAGGACCGGCCAGACAAACTCGAGAAGGGCATCCTGTTCGGCAACAAGGTGCGCGAGTGGAACGACAGCGATCAACAGATCGCCGCCATGGCGGAGGCCAAGCGCAAGCGCGGACAGCTGCAAAACGACGTGCGGCGCTACGGGCCGACGGAGACACTGGCCACAGCCCTTGAGGGCGCCTCAGACCATCTGCGCGAGCTCAAGGCCGCGCCCCCTGCTCCGGGCGAACACGCCCGCAAGCAGCAACAGGCAGCCCTCCGCCGAATGAACAAAAAGGTGGTTGGGCTGCAATCTGACGCTTCGCGCTTTGGTGGTGACGCCAGGCTCGACGTGGCGCTATCTGCCGCCGAAATAGAGGTGTCAGAACGACAGAAAGAAATGCGCCTCTATCGCTGGCGCGCGGCGTGGAGCGAGGCCACCAACAAGGCGCTGGAAATGGCGGGATCGGACGAGCGGATAGATCACCGCACCCTCGCCGCGCAGCGCCAGGAGGCACTCGCCAACGGCGATTTCCTCCGTGCCGAAAAGCTCGATCGCGCGCCGCAAAAGCCCGTGGGCATCGCAGGGCGCATCCACGATGCCTACACCCACCTCAAGGACAACGTGCACACCTGGGCAGCCGTCGAGGTGCGCGGCAAGATGGAGCGCGCATTCGCCCATCTTGGAACTCGCGATCCGGTTCGCCTCAGCCAAGCGATGCTGCGCATTCAGGATTGGACCGAAGAGGTGGTCGAGCGGTTCAACCGCGAGCCCGGCCCAGACGATATGATCCCGGAGGTGCGCCGTGGCCCAAGACCCTAA
- a CDS encoding recombinase family protein gives MKLFGKMFGSLPTNETTERNAPPLIGYARAAPGEPTLPAQLEILRAAGCSEVFADERTTGGGPAGPQLHAALERLDSGATLMVCRLDRLYRSLPHLLDLLAKLADEGAAVRALEQDVDTTSSEPSAQTALIKALAECERVARSEKVRIGMTNARRQGVRVGRRPSLSPHQVAMARDLVAAGRLRKDVAQTFGVSLPTLRRSLRVAGDDG, from the coding sequence ATGAAGCTATTTGGCAAGATGTTCGGCTCTCTCCCAACGAACGAAACCACTGAAAGAAACGCCCCTCCGCTGATCGGCTACGCACGGGCCGCGCCCGGCGAACCCACCCTCCCCGCACAACTTGAGATACTCCGCGCCGCCGGCTGCTCAGAAGTCTTTGCCGACGAGCGAACAACGGGAGGTGGCCCGGCCGGCCCCCAACTTCATGCCGCTCTGGAGCGCCTGGATTCCGGCGCCACTCTCATGGTCTGCCGCCTGGATCGGCTCTACCGTTCCCTTCCGCACCTCCTCGATCTCCTGGCCAAGCTCGCGGATGAAGGAGCCGCCGTCCGCGCTCTCGAGCAGGACGTCGACACCACCTCGTCCGAGCCGAGTGCACAGACGGCATTGATCAAGGCACTGGCAGAATGCGAACGGGTCGCCCGGTCGGAGAAGGTCCGCATCGGAATGACGAATGCTCGGCGGCAGGGTGTGAGAGTTGGACGACGCCCGTCCCTCTCACCGCACCAGGTCGCCATGGCGCGAGACCTCGTCGCCGCCGGCCGGCTGCGCAAGGACGTGGCGCAGACATTTGGCGTGAGCCTTCCGACGCTACGGCGATCGCTTCGCGTCGCCGGCGATGACGGCTAG
- a CDS encoding helix-turn-helix transcriptional regulator, producing the protein MPIVVRLDVMLAKRKTTARELAARIGIAEQNLSLLRSGKVRGVRFTTLEAICRELDCQPGDLLEFEPSTR; encoded by the coding sequence ATGCCCATCGTCGTCCGGTTGGACGTCATGCTGGCCAAGCGCAAGACGACCGCGCGCGAACTGGCGGCCCGCATCGGGATTGCCGAGCAGAACCTGTCACTCCTGCGGTCGGGCAAGGTGCGCGGCGTCCGGTTCACCACGCTGGAGGCGATCTGCCGTGAGCTGGACTGCCAGCCCGGCGATCTCCTGGAGTTCGAGCCATCGACGCGCTGA
- a CDS encoding helix-turn-helix domain-containing protein — protein MTTHPHIGSAFADFLKEEGIHEEVTARATKRVLAWQIAQAMQEQGVTKIEMAKRMRTSRAQLDRLLDPDNDKVQLDTVQRAASALGRTLELQLR, from the coding sequence ATGACGACCCATCCACATATCGGCTCCGCCTTCGCGGACTTCCTGAAGGAGGAAGGCATCCATGAAGAGGTGACGGCGCGCGCGACGAAGCGTGTGCTCGCGTGGCAGATCGCACAGGCCATGCAGGAGCAAGGCGTCACCAAGATCGAGATGGCAAAGCGGATGCGTACCAGCCGTGCCCAGCTCGATCGTCTCCTTGATCCCGACAACGACAAGGTTCAGCTCGACACCGTACAGCGCGCCGCGAGCGCGCTGGGGCGGACACTTGAGCTTCAACTCCGCTGA
- a CDS encoding WGR domain-containing protein: MGSRDPLDDGRHRDHLRCIDPASNKRRFYALSVQRTLFDKWVLVREWGRIGVSGRLRRDPYPSAGPALDALHELARQKARRGYEPVGS; the protein is encoded by the coding sequence ATGGGATCGCGCGACCCGCTCGATGATGGACGGCATCGCGATCACCTTCGCTGCATTGATCCGGCGAGCAACAAGCGTCGCTTCTACGCGCTGTCTGTTCAGCGGACCTTGTTCGACAAATGGGTTCTGGTGCGTGAATGGGGCCGCATTGGCGTCAGTGGACGCCTTCGCCGTGATCCATACCCATCCGCCGGCCCGGCTCTCGATGCTCTGCACGAGCTTGCCCGGCAGAAGGCACGGCGTGGTTACGAGCCCGTAGGCAGCTGA
- a CDS encoding sensor domain-containing diguanylate cyclase: MAGTKSVRIEDEFGRQCALDRLAVVETEPEPEFEKITALVKSIFDVPIAAVSLIDRDRQWFKSIQGLDVRETPRDVAFCDHTIRAGTCLKVEDAITDPRFRDNPLVTGAPHIRAYLGAPIVTADRYALGSLCAIDVRPRTFTMEQERLLLNFADLVMNQLELRQLATVDPLTGLATRRAFLDAMHKVVLEAERSGTPLSLICLDLDHFKLVNDRFGHPVGDAVLTATGRAVQSQLPDAAFGGRLGGEEMAVFLAGYDLDQACAIGERLRLAIESKTIPDQPDVAFTASLGVAQWDRNMTAETWMANADAALYQAKHTGRNRVASESVAMQTP; encoded by the coding sequence ATGGCAGGCACGAAATCTGTTCGGATCGAAGACGAATTTGGACGCCAGTGCGCGCTGGACCGGCTGGCCGTTGTCGAGACCGAACCCGAGCCCGAGTTCGAAAAGATAACGGCGCTCGTGAAGTCCATCTTTGACGTGCCGATCGCCGCGGTTTCGTTGATCGACCGCGACCGGCAGTGGTTCAAGTCAATCCAGGGGCTCGATGTTCGCGAAACGCCGCGGGACGTGGCTTTCTGCGACCACACCATTCGCGCCGGCACCTGCTTGAAGGTGGAGGACGCGATCACCGACCCGCGCTTCCGAGACAATCCTCTTGTCACTGGCGCGCCGCACATCAGAGCCTATCTTGGAGCGCCGATCGTCACCGCAGATCGCTATGCGCTTGGCTCGCTCTGCGCAATCGATGTGCGGCCGCGTACGTTTACGATGGAACAGGAACGCTTGCTGCTGAACTTCGCCGATCTGGTGATGAACCAGCTTGAGCTCAGGCAATTGGCGACGGTCGATCCACTGACGGGCCTTGCGACCCGCCGAGCTTTCCTCGATGCCATGCACAAGGTTGTCCTCGAAGCTGAGCGCAGTGGCACGCCACTCTCGCTGATCTGCCTCGACCTCGATCACTTCAAGTTGGTGAATGACAGGTTCGGTCACCCCGTGGGCGACGCTGTGCTCACCGCGACCGGAAGGGCGGTTCAAAGCCAGTTGCCGGATGCTGCGTTTGGCGGACGGCTTGGCGGTGAGGAAATGGCAGTGTTCCTCGCCGGATACGATCTGGATCAGGCATGCGCCATTGGCGAACGGCTTCGCCTTGCGATCGAGAGCAAGACGATACCTGATCAACCCGATGTTGCGTTCACCGCAAGTCTGGGCGTTGCCCAGTGGGATCGGAACATGACGGCAGAGACTTGGATGGCCAACGCGGACGCTGCACTCTACCAGGCCAAGCACACCGGACGTAACCGCGTGGCAAGCGAGAGCGTTGCAATGCAAACGCCTTGA